A stretch of Allostreptomyces psammosilenae DNA encodes these proteins:
- the bldC gene encoding developmental transcriptional regulator BldC, giving the protein MTARTPDAEPLLTPAEVATMFRVDPKTVTRWAKAGKLTSIRTLGGHRRYRETEVRALLAGIPQQRSEA; this is encoded by the coding sequence ATGACCGCTCGCACCCCTGATGCCGAGCCGCTGCTGACCCCGGCTGAGGTCGCCACGATGTTCCGCGTCGACCCCAAGACGGTCACGCGGTGGGCCAAGGCGGGCAAGCTCACGTCGATCCGCACGCTCGGCGGGCACCGCCGCTACCGCGAGACCGAGGTCCGCGCCCTGCTGGCGGGCATCCCGCAGCAGCGCAGCGAGGCGTGA
- a CDS encoding metallophosphoesterase family protein translates to MEHHARPGGGATAVPRGRVGRALRRVRQALGAPAPRRAALVVLAAAIGGWLGMLLLGGTDARVGPVDTSMSLRPAWSGGTTVDIPPLGSLELATHYGPLRLDVDVTRLDVAAAQAIVERPEQLTGLQERITADVSAAVRELVVRSVLAALLGAAVAGWLVTRRPRRALLSGGVCLGMLVAGAGTAVASWNPTSVLEPKFTGLLASAPSVVGSARSIVTEFDVYGEELAKLVTNVTTLYETASTLPTFSPDPGTVRVLHVSDIHLNPAAWDVIRSLTEQYQADVIIDSGDLMDHGTSAENAFAGEIETLGAPYVWVRGNHDSLVTQRAVEQQENAIVLDRGATTEIAGLTIAGWGDPVFTPDRTTDQGSVEELERQAGQEFAQTLREREEADPDSRPDIAVAHEPTMARELDGLADLVLSGHTHTRSTEVLPGGTRLMVQGSTGGAGLRALEGEEPTPVQLSVLYLDRDTGELQAWDDIELGGLGQTTAEISRHLASEPPVPPEEGVSPSPSPTSPTPTAPTPTAPATPTVPSPAAPRTSTPTPLGPSPAPTPEGG, encoded by the coding sequence GTGGAGCACCACGCCCGGCCGGGCGGCGGGGCCACCGCCGTCCCGCGCGGCCGCGTCGGCCGCGCCCTGCGCCGCGTCCGCCAGGCCCTCGGCGCGCCGGCGCCACGCCGCGCGGCGCTGGTCGTGCTCGCCGCCGCGATCGGCGGGTGGCTCGGCATGCTGCTGCTGGGCGGGACGGACGCCCGGGTCGGCCCGGTGGACACCTCGATGTCGCTCCGCCCCGCCTGGAGCGGCGGCACCACGGTCGACATCCCGCCGCTGGGCTCCCTGGAGCTGGCCACCCACTACGGGCCGCTGCGGCTCGACGTGGACGTCACCCGGCTGGACGTGGCCGCGGCGCAGGCCATCGTGGAGCGGCCGGAGCAGCTCACCGGCCTGCAGGAGCGGATCACCGCGGACGTCTCCGCGGCCGTCCGCGAGCTGGTGGTCCGCTCGGTGCTCGCCGCGCTGCTCGGCGCGGCCGTCGCCGGCTGGCTGGTGACCCGGCGGCCCCGACGGGCGCTGCTGAGCGGCGGGGTGTGCCTCGGCATGCTGGTGGCCGGCGCGGGCACGGCGGTGGCCAGCTGGAACCCGACCTCGGTGCTGGAGCCGAAGTTCACCGGGCTGCTCGCCTCGGCGCCGTCCGTCGTGGGCAGCGCGCGCTCGATCGTCACCGAGTTCGACGTCTACGGCGAGGAACTGGCCAAGCTGGTCACCAACGTGACCACGCTCTACGAGACCGCCTCCACCCTGCCGACGTTCTCCCCCGACCCGGGCACCGTGCGGGTGCTGCACGTCTCCGACATCCACCTCAACCCGGCCGCCTGGGACGTCATCCGCTCGCTGACCGAGCAGTACCAGGCGGACGTGATCATCGACTCCGGCGACCTGATGGACCACGGGACCAGCGCCGAGAACGCCTTCGCGGGCGAGATCGAGACGCTCGGCGCGCCGTACGTCTGGGTGCGCGGCAACCACGACTCGCTGGTCACCCAGCGGGCCGTCGAGCAGCAGGAGAACGCGATCGTGCTGGACCGGGGCGCCACCACCGAGATCGCCGGGCTCACCATCGCCGGCTGGGGCGATCCGGTGTTCACCCCGGACCGCACCACCGACCAGGGGTCCGTGGAGGAGCTGGAGCGGCAGGCCGGCCAGGAGTTCGCGCAGACGCTCCGCGAACGGGAGGAGGCCGACCCGGACAGCCGGCCGGACATCGCGGTGGCGCACGAGCCGACGATGGCGCGCGAGCTGGACGGTCTGGCCGACCTGGTGCTCTCGGGGCACACCCACACCCGCTCCACCGAGGTGCTGCCGGGCGGCACCCGGCTGATGGTGCAGGGCTCCACGGGCGGCGCCGGCCTGCGGGCGCTGGAGGGCGAGGAACCCACCCCGGTTCAGCTGTCGGTGCTCTACCTCGACCGGGACACCGGGGAGCTCCAGGCGTGGGACGACATCGAGCTCGGCGGGCTGGGCCAGACGACGGCGGAGATCTCCCGGCACCTGGCCAGCGAGCCGCCCGTGCCGCCCGAGGAGGGCGTCTCGCCGTCCCCCTCCCCCACCAGCCCGACGCCGACCGCCCCGACGCCCACCGCGCCCGCCACGCCGACGGTCCCGTCCCCGGCCGCGCCGCGGACCAGCACGCCCACGCCCCTCGGCCCCTCGCCCGCCCCCACCCCGGAGGGCGGCTGA
- a CDS encoding metallopeptidase family protein gives MLEISREQFEELVGEALDRIPPELTRLMDNVAIFVEDDPDPSDPDLLGLYEGTPLTERGEWYAGVLPDRITIYRNPTLRVCETLEDVVAETEVTVVHEIAHHFGIDDARLHELGYG, from the coding sequence GTGCTGGAGATTTCGCGGGAGCAGTTCGAGGAGCTCGTGGGGGAGGCCCTGGACCGGATCCCCCCGGAGCTGACGCGCCTGATGGACAACGTGGCGATCTTCGTCGAGGACGATCCGGACCCGTCGGATCCGGACCTGCTCGGTCTGTACGAGGGGACCCCGCTGACCGAGCGGGGCGAGTGGTACGCGGGCGTGCTGCCCGACCGCATCACCATCTACCGCAATCCCACCCTGCGGGTCTGCGAGACGCTGGAGGACGTGGTGGCCGAGACGGAGGTGACCGTGGTGCACGAGATCGCCCACCACTTCGGGATCGACGACGCCCGCCTGCACGAGCTCGGCTACGGCTGA
- a CDS encoding DEAD/DEAH box helicase: MTFTTVDRSALPTDAPSEATAPVPGDITTTELPETTTAPSAEETPLDAADATDADATSVDAPVSDEAASDEAGAGEAASDEADTAPTFADLGLPAEIVRALAERGVTVPFPIQAATIPDALAGRDVLGRGRTGSGKTLSFGLPLLTRLAGGSTRAKRPRGLILTPTRELAMQVSDALEPYGDVLGLDLKVVCGGTSMQRQIYALERGVDILVATPGRLQDLVDRGAASLDEVSVAVLDEADQMADMGFLPEVTQLLDLVPPGGQRMLFSATLENEIDTLVKRYLQSPVTHEVDPSAGAVTTMSHHLLVVKPKDKAPITAAIASRKGRTIVFVRTQLGADRVAEQLREAGARAEALHGGMTQGARTRTLADFKDGLVNVLVATDVAARGIHVDGIDLVLNVDPAGDPKDYLHRAGRTARAGQSGTVVTLVLPHQRRSVFRLLEDAGVDAARHVVGGSFDPELVRITGARSLVEVQAEAAGLAARTAEEDVEELRRRLERSERRAAELRETADFLASKAAAERARLGLTAEEPADATADAAAPAPATADVTIPAQAEAAAPERVQRPERTEAVERPERSERPERFERSERPFSRDRRDDRGDRGDRDRDRSFSRDRFGDRDRDRDRFSRDRRDDRERPFSRDRRDDRERPFSRDRRDDRRDDRERGERRFGDRPTNRFGDRDRDRFGDRDRFGDRDRDRFSRDRRDDRDRPFSRDRRDDRRDDRERGERRFGDRPTNRFGDRDRDRDRPTNRRDDRRDDRGPFGADRDRKPRWKRNG; this comes from the coding sequence ATGACGTTCACCACCGTCGACCGGTCTGCCCTGCCCACGGACGCCCCGTCCGAGGCGACGGCCCCGGTCCCCGGCGACATCACCACCACCGAACTCCCCGAGACCACCACCGCCCCGTCCGCCGAGGAGACCCCCCTCGACGCCGCCGACGCGACGGACGCCGACGCGACCTCCGTGGACGCGCCCGTCTCCGACGAGGCCGCCTCCGACGAGGCCGGCGCCGGCGAGGCCGCCTCCGACGAGGCCGACACCGCCCCGACCTTCGCCGACCTCGGCCTGCCCGCGGAGATCGTCCGGGCGCTCGCCGAGCGCGGCGTGACCGTGCCGTTCCCCATCCAGGCCGCCACCATCCCGGACGCCCTGGCCGGCCGCGACGTGCTCGGCCGCGGCCGCACCGGCTCCGGCAAGACGCTCAGCTTCGGCCTGCCGCTGCTCACCCGCCTGGCGGGCGGCAGCACCCGGGCCAAGCGCCCGCGCGGCCTGATCCTCACGCCCACCCGCGAGCTGGCCATGCAGGTCTCCGACGCCCTGGAGCCGTACGGCGACGTGCTCGGCCTGGACCTGAAGGTGGTCTGCGGCGGCACCTCGATGCAGCGTCAGATCTACGCGCTGGAGCGCGGCGTGGACATTCTGGTGGCCACCCCCGGCCGCCTGCAGGACCTGGTGGACCGGGGCGCCGCCTCGCTGGACGAGGTCAGCGTCGCCGTCCTGGACGAGGCCGACCAGATGGCCGACATGGGCTTCCTGCCCGAGGTCACCCAGCTGCTGGACCTGGTCCCGCCGGGCGGCCAGCGGATGCTGTTCTCCGCCACGCTGGAGAACGAGATCGACACCCTGGTCAAGCGCTACCTGCAGTCGCCGGTGACGCACGAGGTGGACCCGTCCGCCGGAGCCGTCACCACCATGAGCCACCACCTGCTGGTGGTGAAGCCCAAGGACAAGGCGCCGATCACCGCCGCCATCGCCTCCCGCAAGGGCCGCACCATCGTCTTCGTGCGCACCCAGCTCGGCGCCGACCGCGTCGCCGAGCAGCTGCGCGAGGCCGGCGCCCGCGCCGAGGCCCTGCACGGCGGCATGACCCAGGGCGCCCGCACCCGCACCCTGGCCGACTTCAAGGACGGCCTGGTCAACGTGCTGGTCGCCACGGACGTCGCCGCGCGCGGCATCCACGTGGACGGCATCGACCTGGTGCTGAACGTCGACCCGGCCGGCGACCCCAAGGACTACCTGCACCGGGCCGGCCGCACCGCCCGGGCCGGACAGTCCGGCACCGTCGTCACCCTGGTGCTGCCGCACCAGCGCCGGAGCGTCTTCCGGCTGCTGGAGGACGCCGGCGTGGACGCCGCCCGGCACGTCGTGGGCGGCTCCTTCGACCCCGAACTGGTGCGCATCACCGGCGCCCGCTCGCTGGTGGAGGTGCAGGCGGAGGCCGCCGGCCTGGCCGCCCGCACCGCCGAGGAGGACGTCGAGGAGCTGCGGCGCCGCCTGGAGCGCAGCGAGCGGCGCGCCGCCGAGCTGCGGGAGACCGCGGACTTCCTGGCCTCCAAGGCCGCCGCGGAGCGCGCCCGGCTGGGTCTGACCGCCGAGGAGCCCGCGGACGCCACCGCGGACGCCGCGGCGCCGGCTCCGGCCACCGCCGACGTCACCATCCCGGCCCAGGCCGAGGCCGCCGCCCCGGAGCGCGTCCAGCGCCCCGAGCGGACCGAGGCCGTCGAGCGGCCGGAGCGATCGGAGCGGCCGGAGCGGTTCGAGCGCTCCGAGCGCCCGTTCTCCCGCGACCGTCGTGACGACCGCGGCGACCGCGGTGACCGGGACCGCGACCGCTCGTTCTCCCGCGACCGCTTCGGCGACCGCGACCGGGACCGGGACCGCTTCTCCCGCGACCGCCGTGACGACCGCGAGCGCCCGTTCTCCCGCGACCGTCGTGACGACCGCGAGCGTCCCTTCTCGCGCGACCGTCGTGACGACCGCCGTGACGACCGGGAGCGTGGCGAGCGCCGCTTCGGTGACCGCCCGACCAACCGCTTCGGCGACCGCGACCGCGACCGCTTCGGCGACCGGGACCGCTTCGGCGACCGCGACCGCGACCGCTTCTCGCGCGACCGTCGTGACGACCGTGACCGCCCGTTCTCCCGTGACCGTCGTGACGACCGCCGTGACGACCGGGAGCGTGGCGAGCGCCGCTTCGGTGACCGCCCGACCAACCGCTTCGGCGACCGCGACCGCGACCGGGACCGCCCCACCAACCGCCGCGACGACCGTCGTGACGACCGCGGCCCCTTCGGCGCCGACCGCGACCGCAAGCCGCGCTGGAAGCGCAACGGCTGA